The Thiobacillus sp. genome contains the following window.
TACCCTCACAAGCTCATGTGAGTACCTGTGGTATCGGGCCCGATACCCGTTTCCAGGCCTCGGTTCCCTGACTACATTGTTCAACTGGCCCGCTCGCCTTCGGTCGGCTGTCTGGTACGCCCCCGGTGTCATAGACACCTTGTCAGGCGTCTATGAGACTGGAGGGAAGACAGGCAACAAACGGTATACGGACATGTGCAAGGCGGAAGCGGTCAATCAGGCCTATCGATGGATCGCCCCGAACCAGTTGCCGTAAATGCCCCGCTTCCCCTATTGACCAAGCGGCCTGGCCAAGCCATAAAGCACTCACCACGGACCCGGTCCGATCGTCCCCGAGAGAAATTGATGACTTCCCGCAACACCCTCAAGCTTCTTGCCCCCGTGGCTGCCCTGATGACGAGCCTGATGCCCCTTTCCGCCAAGGCGGAGGACGCCTGCACCCAGATCATCGTCTACGCGGTGAAACAGTTCTGCAGCCTGTTGCCCAATGGCCAGAGTCTTTGCCAGCCCGTGGCCCTGACCGGCCCCGCCCCTGCCTGCCAGTTCCCCCAGCCCACCCAGTTCAAGCCGGTACCCCTGGCACCACCGTCGCTGCAATTCACCCCGGCGGCCCCCATGGCCGTGCCCACCCCGTTCCCGGGGCTGCCGATGCCTTATCCCACGCCTTACCTGCCCTCGCCCATGGCAGCCCAGCCCGTTTCGCCCTTTGCGTTGCCGCCGGTCGCGCCGACGAGCGCTCCCCCTTCCGCCTTCACACCGCCCCAGGCGCCGGCGGTCCAGCCTGCCGTCGCGACGACCACTCCCGCCGCCACGCCGGCGGTATCGCCGGCCCCGGACCTGCTCCCTCCCAAGGCAAGCGCCACCTCACCGGCCATCCAGCCCTCCCCCTCCGCATCCCCTGCGCCCGTCGTGGTCGCCCTGCCTCTTCCCCAGC
Protein-coding sequences here:
- a CDS encoding OmpA family protein is translated as MTSRNTLKLLAPVAALMTSLMPLSAKAEDACTQIIVYAVKQFCSLLPNGQSLCQPVALTGPAPACQFPQPTQFKPVPLAPPSLQFTPAAPMAVPTPFPGLPMPYPTPYLPSPMAAQPVSPFALPPVAPTSAPPSAFTPPQAPAVQPAVATTTPAATPAVSPAPDLLPPKASATSPAIQPSPSASPAPVVVALPLPQQTPSVASQAQPVSKPVSQAAATATVPAAMELPEAPMLPVVVAEARALFAFDSAELSPLGKETLDSWLATAPVGMPVVISGHADRLGPEPYNLELSLRRATAARDYLVAKGKDVRDIRIIAMGELEPVKQCKGGPTEATKACLAPNRRVLISPE